A single window of Enterobacteriaceae bacterium ESL0689 DNA harbors:
- the purH gene encoding bifunctional phosphoribosylaminoimidazolecarboxamide formyltransferase/IMP cyclohydrolase, with translation MQQYRPIRRALLSVSDKTGIIEFAQALSARGVELLSTGGTAHLLAEQGLSVTEVSDYTGFPEIMNGRVKTLHPKVHGGILARRGLDDDLMTQHAIAPIDLVVVNLYPFAQTITHDDCSLEEAIENIDIGGPTMIRAAAKNHKDVTIIVASSDYNTVINEMDANKGSLTPATRFNLAIKAFEHTASYDGMIANYFGGLVPPYHGDIQQASGRFPRTLHLNFIKKQDMRYGENSHQQAAFYTEENVKEASVATAQQLQGKALSFNNIADTDTALECVKTFSEPACVIVKHANPCGVAVSHSLIDAYDRAWKTDPTSAFGGIIAFNRELDATTAQSILSRQFVEVIIAPAVNQEALNIISAKQNIRLLICGNCTHAEPGLDFKRVNGGLLVQDRDLRMVTVDEIHVVTQRQPTTQELHDALFCWKVAKFVKSNAIVYAKDNMTIGIGAGQMSRVYSAKIAGLKANDEGLEVKGSVMASDAFFPFRDGIDAAAAAGVSCVIQPGGSIRDEEVIAAADEHDMAMIFTGIRHFRH, from the coding sequence ATGCAGCAATATCGTCCCATCCGCCGTGCTCTGCTCAGTGTTTCTGACAAAACCGGTATTATCGAATTTGCTCAGGCACTGTCTGCGCGTGGTGTTGAGTTACTCTCTACCGGAGGCACGGCTCATCTGCTGGCAGAACAAGGGTTATCTGTCACCGAGGTTTCTGACTATACCGGTTTCCCTGAGATAATGAATGGCCGTGTTAAAACCCTGCATCCCAAAGTACATGGCGGTATTCTTGCTCGTCGTGGTCTGGACGATGATCTTATGACGCAACATGCTATCGCCCCTATTGATCTGGTCGTTGTTAATCTCTATCCGTTCGCACAAACCATTACTCATGATGACTGCTCTCTGGAGGAGGCAATAGAAAATATTGATATCGGCGGTCCAACGATGATACGTGCGGCGGCGAAAAATCATAAAGATGTGACCATTATCGTTGCCAGTAGCGATTATAATACTGTTATTAATGAAATGGATGCCAATAAAGGATCGTTAACCCCCGCAACACGTTTTAATCTCGCCATTAAGGCTTTCGAGCATACGGCCTCTTATGATGGCATGATTGCTAATTATTTTGGTGGTCTGGTTCCCCCCTATCACGGTGATATCCAACAAGCCTCAGGCCGCTTTCCACGAACGCTACACCTGAATTTCATTAAAAAGCAGGATATGCGCTATGGCGAAAATAGCCATCAACAGGCCGCCTTTTATACCGAAGAAAATGTTAAAGAGGCCTCTGTCGCCACTGCGCAACAATTACAAGGCAAAGCACTGTCTTTTAATAATATTGCGGATACTGATACGGCATTAGAGTGTGTGAAAACATTTAGCGAACCGGCTTGTGTTATCGTAAAACATGCAAATCCCTGCGGAGTGGCTGTCAGTCATTCACTGATTGATGCTTATGATCGGGCGTGGAAAACGGATCCAACTTCTGCCTTCGGCGGTATCATTGCTTTTAACCGCGAACTGGATGCGACAACTGCACAATCTATTCTTTCCCGACAATTTGTCGAGGTCATTATTGCCCCAGCGGTCAATCAGGAAGCATTGAACATTATTTCCGCTAAACAGAACATCCGTTTGCTGATCTGCGGTAACTGCACACACGCTGAACCAGGACTGGATTTCAAACGTGTTAATGGCGGCCTGTTAGTTCAGGATCGTGATTTGAGAATGGTCACGGTAGATGAAATACATGTCGTCACTCAACGCCAGCCGACAACACAAGAGCTGCATGATGCACTCTTCTGCTGGAAAGTGGCAAAATTTGTCAAATCTAACGCCATTGTTTACGCGAAAGATAACATGACTATCGGTATTGGCGCAGGTCAGATGAGTCGCGTTTACTCTGCTAAAATTGCCGGCCTGAAAGCTAACGATGAGGGGCTGGAGGTGAAAGGTTCAGTAATGGCATCCGATGCTTTCTTTCCATTCCGCGATGGCATTGATGCGGCAGCCGCAGCAGGCGTGAGCTGTGTGATCCAGCCGGGGGGATCGATTCGTGATGAAGAGGTCATTGCCGCCGCTGATGAGCATGATATGGCGATGATCTTCACCGGCATACGCCATTTTCGCCATTAA
- the purD gene encoding phosphoribosylamine--glycine ligase has product MKVLVIGSGGREHALGWKVAQSPGVDTVYVAPGNAGTALEPGLQNVAIDITDIPALLNFAQNQEIDLTIVGPEIPLVMGIVDTFRAAGLKIFGPTQQAAQLEGSKAFSKDFLARHHIPTADYQYFTQIEPALAWLREKGTPIVIKADGLAAGKGVIVAMTPEEAESAVKDMLAGNIFGHAGHRIIIEEFLDGEEASFIVMVDGEHVLPMATSQDHKRAGDGDTGLNTGGMGACSPAPVVSDEIYQRIMSRIIWPTVRGMAAEGNIYTGFLYAGLMIDKQGNPKVIEFNCRFGDPETQPVMLRLKSDIVELCLAACNGKLDEKTAVWDDRAALGVVMAAGGYPGHYHTSDEIFGLPGQQLTDGKVFHAGTQLTEDQRIVTHGGRVLCVTALGDTVSQAQQRAYQIVGGIHWKNCFSRSDIGWRAIAHEQQQE; this is encoded by the coding sequence ATGAAAGTATTAGTGATCGGCAGTGGTGGCCGTGAGCATGCCCTGGGATGGAAAGTCGCACAATCTCCCGGAGTCGATACGGTCTATGTCGCGCCAGGTAATGCCGGTACCGCGCTGGAACCTGGTTTGCAAAATGTTGCTATTGATATTACTGATATTCCCGCCTTACTCAATTTTGCCCAAAACCAAGAGATAGATCTGACGATTGTCGGGCCGGAAATTCCGCTGGTCATGGGAATTGTCGATACATTTCGCGCAGCAGGGCTAAAAATTTTTGGCCCGACCCAACAAGCAGCGCAACTGGAAGGCTCTAAAGCGTTTAGTAAAGATTTTCTTGCACGGCACCATATCCCAACTGCTGATTATCAATATTTTACCCAAATTGAACCGGCACTGGCCTGGCTACGAGAGAAAGGCACCCCTATCGTTATCAAAGCAGATGGCCTTGCCGCCGGTAAAGGCGTTATCGTCGCAATGACGCCTGAAGAAGCGGAAAGCGCGGTGAAAGATATGCTAGCAGGCAATATTTTTGGTCATGCCGGTCACCGCATTATTATTGAGGAATTTCTCGATGGTGAAGAAGCCAGCTTTATTGTTATGGTCGATGGTGAACATGTCCTGCCAATGGCCACCAGCCAGGATCATAAACGCGCAGGCGATGGTGATACCGGGCTAAATACGGGGGGAATGGGGGCCTGTTCCCCTGCACCAGTAGTGAGCGATGAGATTTACCAACGGATCATGAGTCGTATCATCTGGCCAACCGTCAGAGGTATGGCAGCAGAAGGCAATATCTATACCGGTTTTCTCTATGCGGGTCTGATGATCGATAAGCAAGGCAATCCGAAGGTCATTGAGTTCAATTGCCGTTTCGGTGATCCAGAGACACAGCCTGTTATGCTGCGCCTGAAATCCGACATCGTGGAATTGTGTCTGGCTGCCTGCAATGGAAAACTGGATGAGAAAACCGCCGTATGGGATGATCGTGCCGCACTGGGTGTGGTCATGGCGGCAGGCGGCTACCCAGGTCACTATCATACCAGCGATGAAATCTTTGGTCTGCCAGGCCAGCAACTCACGGATGGAAAAGTATTTCATGCCGGAACCCAGCTGACGGAGGATCAACGTATCGTCACCCACGGCGGACGCGTGCTCTGTGTGACAGCACTGGGAGATACTGTTTCCCAGGCACAACAACGTGCTTATCAGATCGTCGGAGGCATTCACTGGAAAAATTGTTTCAGCCGTAGCGATATTGGCTGGCGCGCGATTGCCCATGAACAGCAACAGGAATAG
- a CDS encoding DUF1481 domain-containing protein: MYGFYEGALGLLLSAGRYMLTSAAVISVLAGCSQHNVLPSFTASGYADDQGAVRIWRKDNQNEVHLLAISDAWNNGETSTSEYRWQGTRLTFIELNTSGKPAEHIRVHFDERGELSFMQREIDGQKFPLSDDQVALYRYRATHIRQTSDALYQGRVTLHQGYWRTHQTITTCEGQTVSPAFDDDTLAYIASRQHRAAQAISVAWLESSDGVQLLMVDNSDFCARQPQEKTF, from the coding sequence ATATATGGTTTTTACGAAGGAGCCCTGGGGCTCCTTTTGTCTGCGGGTCGTTATATGTTGACATCGGCTGCTGTCATATCCGTTCTGGCAGGATGCAGCCAGCATAATGTACTGCCATCCTTCACGGCCAGTGGTTATGCAGACGACCAGGGTGCTGTGCGTATCTGGCGTAAAGACAACCAGAATGAAGTTCACCTTCTTGCCATCTCAGATGCATGGAATAACGGCGAGACATCAACCAGTGAATACCGCTGGCAGGGCACCCGACTTACATTTATCGAACTCAATACCTCTGGCAAACCAGCGGAACATATCCGGGTTCATTTTGATGAGCGAGGAGAATTGAGTTTTATGCAGCGTGAAATTGATGGACAGAAATTCCCTCTTTCTGACGATCAAGTAGCACTGTATCGTTATCGTGCCACCCATATTCGTCAGACCAGTGATGCATTGTATCAGGGGCGTGTTACGCTGCATCAGGGATACTGGCGTACTCATCAGACGATCACGACTTGTGAAGGTCAGACGGTAAGCCCGGCTTTTGATGATGATACGCTGGCCTATATCGCGAGCCGTCAGCATCGCGCTGCACAAGCGATAAGTGTGGCATGGCTGGAATCATCAGACGGTGTACAGCTTCTGATGGTCGACAATAGCGACTTTTGTGCCAGACAGCCACAGGAAAAAACTTTCTGA
- the hupA gene encoding DNA-binding protein HU-alpha encodes MNKTQLIDVIAAKADLPKTQAKAALESTLAAITESLKEGDAVQLVGFGTFKVNHRAERTGRNPQTGKEIKIAAANVPAFVSGKSLKDAVK; translated from the coding sequence ATGAATAAGACTCAACTCATTGATGTAATTGCGGCCAAAGCTGACCTGCCAAAAACACAGGCAAAAGCTGCCCTGGAATCGACGCTGGCTGCAATTACTGAGTCTCTGAAAGAGGGCGACGCTGTACAACTGGTAGGATTTGGCACTTTCAAAGTGAACCACCGTGCTGAGCGTACAGGGCGTAACCCACAAACAGGTAAAGAAATCAAAATTGCTGCCGCTAATGTACCGGCGTTTGTTTCAGGTAAATCCCTGAAAGACGCAGTTAAATAA
- a CDS encoding YjaG family protein: MLQNPIHLRLEKLTDWQHVTFMACLCERMYPNYALFCQQTEFADSHLYRRILDLVWEILTVKEARVNFDSQLEKLEQAIPVADDYDLYGVYPAIDACIALSELVHSRLSGEMLDHAIAVSKSSVNTVAMLEMTRAGREMTDAELKENLAVEREWDIQWEIFRLLAACETRDIDLIKGLRTDLREIGESNIGVIFQQ; encoded by the coding sequence ATGTTACAAAACCCAATTCATCTGCGTCTGGAGAAGCTGACAGACTGGCAACATGTGACTTTTATGGCCTGTCTGTGTGAACGTATGTACCCCAATTACGCGCTCTTCTGCCAGCAAACTGAATTTGCCGATAGTCACCTGTATCGCCGTATTCTTGATTTGGTTTGGGAAATATTGACAGTCAAAGAGGCTAGAGTGAATTTTGACAGTCAGTTAGAAAAACTGGAGCAGGCTATTCCGGTGGCTGACGACTATGATTTATACGGTGTCTATCCAGCCATTGATGCCTGTATTGCATTGAGTGAATTGGTTCATTCCCGTCTCAGTGGTGAAATGCTTGATCATGCCATTGCGGTGAGTAAAAGTTCCGTTAATACGGTCGCGATGCTGGAAATGACACGTGCAGGACGTGAAATGACGGATGCCGAGCTCAAAGAAAACCTGGCCGTTGAGCGGGAATGGGATATCCAGTGGGAGATTTTTCGCCTGCTTGCTGCTTGTGAAACGCGCGATATTGATCTGATCAAAGGGCTGCGAACTGACCTCAGGGAGATTGGAGAAAGCAATATTGGTGTGATTTTTCAGCAATAG